The DNA window CAACTGTTAATGTCTGTTTCAATAACCAATGCCTTTGTAACATGATGATCGATTTTTAGAGTATTGCTTATGTTGGCATAATTTTAGGGATTACATAACAACATGTATCAGCCCATATTATGTTTATTTATTAGTGTGATCCTATATCGgtcagtattatttttctttgttatcaTAATCTTATTAGAGCGATTTTAGAGATTACAAAACAACTTGcaagtattatttttctttattaatatGATCTTATAttagcctatattattttttctgtATGGAGTCTGTACATGAGTATATATAATCCATGAGATGTACCGAATATGACAGAACGGAGAAATAAAATcacttgtctctttctttttctcttatttttttcttcttctacaaatattttaacagCTTCTTAGCAAAAAAAGGTcatcaaaaaattgaaaagaattaATGAACTCTTGTATCCCTGATGTATTTACTGAATGATGGAAATGCtatgataaaaaaagaaagaggagttaGCATCCTCCCACACGGCCAAACGCCTGTGTTGAGATATGTGAAGTCTCACAACCACCAATTTGTGGTTTTGAACAATTTATGCCTGATATATGTACTTTAAAGTCTCCTTAAGCTACAAGGTGTTAAATTTTAGATATAAGCACACGTTTCTGTTGTTTCCACAACACCATCAACTCAAAACATGGGCAGAAATTAGAGTCCTCACTCATCCAACATGCCACAAAAAAACTGAGCAAAATTGCtgctacttttatttttatagttTCACTTGTGTTCCAATCAGTGGCCCAGACTGTGATTCGACGATTGATCAGATGAATCACTTCTTACCCTGCTGAAGAGATGCTGTTCATTTAGCTACTAAAACATCTGCAGAATGATGGAAGTTTCATGAGCTGTTCTTCTCTGCATGCAGATTGGTGGATAGAAAATGGGTTGTGCTTCTTCCAAGATACTAACCAGGTCGGGAAGCTTCCAACAGGAGGTGAAGCAAAGCAAACAGAGGAAAACTAATGGGTTAGAGGAATTGCTCGTCTCAAAGGATGGAGGAGACAAATTTCTTGCTCTTCTCTGCACTGCAAACACAGTGGCTAGGAGGATCAAGTCATCATCACTGAGAGAGGCAACAATTGAGCCCGCAAATTCCAAAACCATGGACCTTGAAGAGTCTGATAATACTGCAAATCCAGAAAATGAGCTCACAAACATAGAAACGATTAATGCATGGGAGTTGTTGGCTGGCTTGGAAGAAggtaaagaagaaggagagcagAAGCAGAGGGAGCATCACCATAATGTGGAAAGTTCTAACATTGATAAGGATGGAGATTACAAGTTCATTGTAGGCAATGACTCGATACCGTCAACAAGCTTCAGTTTGATCGAAGATAACAGCAATGGTGCGGTCACACAAACTAGAAGCATCCTCACAGTGGAGGACTATGATGCAATGGTGGCAGGAAATTACTCGTTGGAGGAAGGAAAGTACATGACTGAAACTTGTAGGAGCACAGATGTTCTACTTCCTACAGGTTCAGAGAGCTTGATAAGGGAATGTTCGACAAACTCTGTGATGATGGAGGACAATGGTGTTGAACAAGAGGAGAAGCATGAAGAATTGGAGGTGAAAAGCATTGGAACAGAAGCTGGTGTCCAGGAAAATGTAGATGTAAAACCTGACCAAATGAGTGAAAAGGGTGCCAAGAGAAAAGCAATGGCAAAGGAGCTCACAGCTCTCAAAGTTCCAGGTTTCGAATTCTCGAGGACTGGAAGTCTAAGAGAGTGGCTTAAACTAGGAGGCCAAGTGTTCTCCCCGGGTTCTTATGTCACACCAAAGTTTGGCAATTTTGTCTCACAAGATCCCGGATATGGAGAAACAGGGTGTGTCCATAATGTCTTTGATCCAGATTTGATAGAACAGTTTGAACAGGCCATGAAGCAACTAACAATGGAAGAGGAGTTCGTCCTTAAACAGATTATAGAGAGCTTGGAGGATGGCCATGAGGGAGACATTTCGAGGGTGGAAGTGTCTGAAGAACACATACAAGTATAAAATATAAGTTTAGATTGATGATCGGAGTGAATCACAGAAATATGAATGCCATAAATGTTGtaatatttttgtaattaatacAGATCTTTCATCTCCAAAAAATTTTAGGATATTTAAGGTAAAGTTCTGCATCGATTTATACTTCATAAAATagtttgcaatttcttatgGATGAAGTATAATAAAATCAGTGATGCAACAGTTGATGCCAAAACAAAAATGTTGCCTCAACAAAGAAACCTATGTCCACAGGGCTCAAGAAGTGTAAGCAAAGCAAGTCTCAAATGCAACATCTGATTGACAAAAGGAAGAAAGCTGAAGTGGTGGGCTGGTTGTTTAATGTGCTCTAATACTGAATTGCCACCCTATATTGTGATGTTTAGAtatgttcatgttcatctttttctgatctgaAAAACTATAACCAAGTTctaatgcttgtttttcttcctcttcttattcttattagtaattattattgttattttatgAATTCTGCACATGAAACAATTTGAAAACAGAACAGATTTGGTGAATGAACCAGGAAGACTTATCCGCATATTCATGCATCTAAATTTGCAAATCTACACAAGATACGGAGTCCTGGGATGCAATCCTCTTGGTCCAATGTTGGATGAAACTAGCACTGACCAAATCATCAGAATTACAACAAGATTTCCTCATCCTGGGTTCAAATTATTACTGATGCAATGCAGCTGTCGAAACCAGAACTTTTTAATTTAAACATTCAGTTAGATATAAGAGCAAGATcaataaaatagaagaaaaagctGAAATGCTAATCGTTGCTTCACAGAAAATCGAGTCGCTCGTGCTGAAGAGGGACTACAGGCTCTACTTTATAGCAGTGACACCTGTAAGAAAATGCTGTAAGTGCGTGCTAAACAAAAACATCTGGAAGAAAGCAATGGCAAAAATCCATGCATGGAAAATAGAACCATGTTgatccaaagaaaaaaagagaggaaagaacTGAGTGCTAACGTTTCAGGTTTCCTCAGTTGGTTCAGTGGATTCTTATTCTGTGTAGATACT is part of the Phoenix dactylifera cultivar Barhee BC4 unplaced genomic scaffold, palm_55x_up_171113_PBpolish2nd_filt_p 000334F, whole genome shotgun sequence genome and encodes:
- the LOC120105656 gene encoding uncharacterized protein LOC120105656 — encoded protein: MGCASSKILTRSGSFQQEVKQSKQRKTNGLEELLVSKDGGDKFLALLCTANTVARRIKSSSLREATIEPANSKTMDLEESDNTANPENELTNIETINAWELLAGLEEGKEEGEQKQREHHHNVESSNIDKDGDYKFIVGNDSIPSTSFSLIEDNSNGAVTQTRSILTVEDYDAMVAGNYSLEEGKYMTETCRSTDVLLPTGSESLIRECSTNSVMMEDNGVEQEEKHEELEVKSIGTEAGVQENVDVKPDQMSEKGAKRKAMAKELTALKVPGFEFSRTGSLREWLKLGGQVFSPGSYVTPKFGNFVSQDPGYGETGCVHNVFDPDLIEQFEQAMKQLTMEEEFVLKQIIESLEDGHEGDISRVEVSEEHIQV